From a single Stigmatopora argus isolate UIUO_Sarg chromosome 4, RoL_Sarg_1.0, whole genome shotgun sequence genomic region:
- the fabp4b gene encoding fatty acid binding protein 4b, whose amino-acid sequence MVEQFVGTWKLTASDNFDEYMKALGVGFATRQMGNVVKPNLVFSVDDAGLVTMRSESTFKTKEIKFKLNEEFDESTADDRQAKTIITLENGKLVQKQAWDGKSTTLEREIQDGKLTAKCIMGDVVALRTYEREA is encoded by the exons ATGGTAGAGCAATTTGTTGGAACCTGGAAACTGACTGCCAGTGACAACTTTGATGAATACATGAAGGCTCTTG GTGTTGGCTTTGCCACACGCCAAATGGGCAATGTGGTTAAACCCAACCTTGTGTTCAGCGTGGATGATGCAGGCCTCGTCACAATGAGGTCTGAGAGCACTTTCAAGACTAAAGAAATAAAGTTCAAACTCAACGAGGAGTTCGATGAGTCCACGGCAGATGACCGACAGGCCaag ACCATTATTACGTTGGAGAATGGCAAACTGGTGCAGAAGCAAGCATGGGATGGAAAGTCTACCACACTAGAAAGAGAAATTCAGGATGGCAAGCTAACAGCT AAATGCATCATGGGTGATGTTGTTGCACTGAGGACCTACGAGAGGGAAGCTTAA
- the fam8a1b gene encoding protein FAM8A1 gives MADGENTNMDPDKYKATTNGLKPRTAEDSPRKAQRKNGKDVPESCTTAEYCEKLQAWMCQYSTGYVTWQSWLAASAAMSYPCILQSVNGPSTARLDSNAQYVGFPLTHNATPSGSSSSRGGEAAGGAAVQTQPQQLPHENGNARRPGREYTIPSPLQRLLAEIVDFFILFFIKASIIISIMHLSGIKDVSKFAMHFIVDEIDEETSMEELQKMMLVALVYPILVCFYEIVCIWGAGGATPGKFLIGLRVVTCDTSVLVQPNRVLVVPATDVSLSASTVRALSKNFSIAFFFPAFVTLLFFQHNRTVYDMVAGTIVVKRSRVR, from the exons ATGGCGGACggggaaaacacaaacatggacCCCGATAAGTATAAAGCTACCACTAATGGACTTAAACCGCGCACGGCAGAAGATTCACCGCGAAAAGCCCAACGCAAAAATGGGAAAGATGTACCCGAAAGCTGCACTACCGCTGAGTATTGCGAGAAATTGCAAGCGTGGATGTGCCAGTACTCCACCGGCTATGTGACTTGGCAGAGCTGGCTGGCGGCGTCAGCAGCCATGTCCTATCCTTGTATTCTACAATCGGTCAACGGACCGTCAACGGCACGTCTCGATTCCAATGCCCAATACGTCGGTTTTCCGCTGACACATAATGCGACCCCCTCAGGCTCTTCGAGTAGTCGAGGAGGTGAAGCCGCGGGCGGGGCTGCAGTCCAGACTCAGCCGCAGCAGTTGCCACACGAGAATGGAAATGCACGGAGGCCAG GTCGAGAATACACAATCCCCTCACCTCTCCAAAGGCTCCTAGCCGAAATTGTGGACTTCTTCATTCTGTTTTTCATCAAAGCGTCTATTATCATCAGTATTATGCATCTGAGTGGAATCAA agATGTGTCCAAGTTTGCCATGCATTTTATCGTCGATGAAATAGACGAGGAAACATCGATGGaggagctacagaaaatgatgcTGGTTGCTCTTGTGTACCCAATTTTAGTGTGTTTTTATGAA ATTGTATGTATATGGGGAGCAGGAGGGGCCACTCCAGGAAAATTCCTCATTGGACTCCGAGTTGTGACATGCGACACATCTGTTCTGGTTCAGCCCAACCGCGTCCTCGTTGTGCCGGCCACTGATGTATCTCTGTCTGC ATCAACTGTTCGAGCCCTGAGCAAGAACTTTTCAATAGCTTTCTTCTTCCCGGCTTTTGTGACCCTTCTGTTCTTCCAACACAACAGGACTGTGTATGACATGGTCGCTGGCACAATTGTTGTCAAACGCTCCAGGGTCAGATGA
- the LOC144072925 gene encoding ataxin-1-like, translated as MKSNQERSNGCLPPKKREILALEQRPVAVASSTTPVVHNNPVLHTENLAWLASVASERCRSRDSESPQCSITSTSISSPPAIPTSAATLSAVPFSSLPAVYPTAIPQPSGTIQFAQLGPNVQFISSGPYASYISSHVVPTNTSPMGHRPHLDGYTTALISPGTKGEQQFQIGLSPTELAPVSLPSSPQVTSQYIHLDSRTPLTVSGAAMSTPGAHLQLHPHTAVLPQTLTLAPSQLVVQYADGSAIKKPEVHTKTVLNGEQVVKQFNAPTQPTNHPQVQSYEARHILVPADYGQNSSGLQTSLVLVAQPNHSADQEHNSNKISLVQTEKGGICLGKPISRSSSFSSLSSSDVMKSVTPHTVIQTTLPPEELPASLYSSTQAPIIGYITSANQHAVSYHAALPQHLVIPGGQSLLIPVSGANNSTEMETSRAICSMTATTTPQISTAMPHAYLATALSKCESIGPDVNQVPVAVAPPPAIPSLPSNPAPAAMAAPSPVPAPVNVPVPAPVTFPVNPPVPTSIQASSTITPPSPPVALPPFFMRGSIIQLADGELKRVEDLKTEDFIQSAEISNELKIDSSTVERIDNGQSPNAVVIQFSVGELKAQVCVEVLVEYPFFVFGQGWSSCCPDRTTQLFELSCAKLCVGDVCVSLTLRGLRNGSLPDGQALGARLKSTRLSDPGNNTDSAVNNSPRRNTTGINSGLLMKASGVERIVGSASGRQLLTEMGLNSGSVEGTSAGEPALTISGTAGIRQRSQKTDMPTLCKIQARDPDRTTVRKRRWSAPERDQTEKVEGEPPLTLLKPSIISQEVKISIEGHSSSGREKCLIKL; from the exons ATGAAATCAAATCAGGAGCGAAGTAATGGATGCCTGCCACCCAAAAAGCGGGAAATCCTTGCGCTGGAACAGAGGCCAGTCGCAGTGGCTTCATCAACTACTCCTGTTGTCCATAATAATCCTGTTCTCCACACGGAGAACCTAGCATGGTTGGCAAGTGTGGCCAGTGAACGATGTCGATCCAGAGACTCCGAAAGCCCACAATGTTCCATTACGTCAACCTCCATATCCTCTCCTCCTGCCATTCCCACCTCAGCTGCTACCCTATCGGCAGTGCCGTTTTCTTCGCTACCAGCGGTTTATCCCACAGCTATTCCTCAGCCATCAGGAACTATCCAGTTTGCTCAGCTCGGACCCAATGTTCAATTCATAAGCTCTGGGCCCTATGCTAGCTATATCTCCTCTCATGTAGTCCCCACCAATACCAGCCCAATGGGACATCGCCCTCACCTCGACGGTTACACCACCGCTCTGATCTCGCCTGGCACCAAAGGGGAACAGCAGTTCCAAATCGGCCTCTCTCCCACAGAGCTTGCTCCTGTCTCCCTACCTAGCTCTCCTCAAGTCACCAGCCAGTACATCCATCTCGATAGCAGAACTCCTCTGACAGTCAGTGGTGCTGCCATGTCGACACCTGGAGCCCACCTGCAGCTTCATCCACATACTGCTGTCCTCCCTCAAACGCTCACACTCGCTCCCTCCCAGCTGGTCGTTCAGTACGCAGATGGATCTGCCATCAAGAAACCAGAGGTGCATACGAAGACTGTGCTGAACGGTGAGCAAGTGGTCAAACAGTTTAATGCTCCCACGCAACCAACAAACCATCCGCAAGTTCAGAGCTATGAGGCACGACACATCCTCGTGCCAGCAGACTATGGCCAGAACTCATCAGGACTTCAGACCTCTTTAGTACTCGTGGCCCAGCCAAATCACAGCGCTGATCAGGAacataattcaaataaaatttcTTTAGTTCAGACTGAAAAGGGAGGCATCTGTTTGGGGAAACCCATATCGAGatcttcctccttctcctccctcTCGTCATCAGATGTCATGAAGTCCGTCACACCCCATACAGTCATTCAGACAACTCTTCCCCCTGAGGAGCTGCCTGCCAGTCTTTATTCTTCTACACAAGCGCCCATCATTGGCTATATCACTAGTGCTAACCAGCACGCAGTTAGCTACCACGCTGCGCTACCACAGCATCTCGTCATTCCAGGCGGTCAATCCCTGCTCATCCCAGTCAGCGGTGCAAACAACAGCACAGAAATGGAGACCAGCCGAGCTATCTGTTCCATGACCGCCACCACGACGCCTCAAATATCCACCGCAATGCCTCATGCATATCTTGCCACTGCCCTGTCCAAATGTGAGTCAATAGGCCCAGATGTAAATCAAGTTCCCGTTGCTGTAGCTCCACCTCCAGCAATCCCATCCTTGCCTTCAAACCCAGCACCTGCTGCAATGGCAGCACCTTCTCCAGTCCCAGCTCCTGTCAATGTTCCAGTCCCAGCTCCAGTCACCTTCCCCGTCAATCCTCCAGTCCCTACTTCCATTCAAGCTTCTTCCACAATCACCCCGCCCTCCCCTCCTGTGGCACTCCCCCCTTTCTTTATGCGAGGCTCAATAATCCAGCTCGCTGATGGAGAGCTGAAGCGTGTGGAGGACCTCAAAACCGAGGACTTCATTCAGAGCGCAGAGATCAGCAATGAGCTGAAGATCGACTCCAGCACTGTCGAACGAATCGATAACGGCCAGAGTCCTAACGCCGTGGTCATACAGTTTTCGGTCGGGGAGCTTAAAGCCCAG GTGTGTGTGGAAGTTCTTGTGGAATATCCCTTCTTCGTATTCGGACAGGGGTGGTCCTCCTGCTGTCCTGACCGAACCACCCAGCTCTTTGAGCTGTCATGCGCCAAGCTGTGCGTAGGTGATGTTTGTGTGTCTTTGACCCTCCGAGGTCTAAGGAATGGTTCTCTACCAGACGGCCAGGCCTTGGGGGCAAGGCTGAAGAGCACAAGACTCTCTGACCCAGGAAACAACACAGATTCCGCTGTCAACAACAGTCCAAGGCGGAACACGACAGGCATTAACAGCGGTCTTCTCATGAAGGCTTCTGGTGTCGAAAGGATAGTCGGATCTGCGTCAGGACGGCAATTACTCACAGAAATGGGACTAAATTCGGGATCAGTGGAGGGGACCTCTGCTGGAGAACCTGCACTGACAATCTCTGGAACTGCAGGTATAAGGCAAAGATCCCAGAAAACCGATATGCCCACACTCTGCAAAATACAGGCCAGAGATCCAGACAGAACCACCGTTCGCAAGAGACGTTGGTCCGCTCCAGAGCGGGACCAGACTGAAAAAGTGGAGGGGGAACCTCCGTTGACTCTGCTCAAACCCTCCATCATCTCCCAGGAGGTAAAAATCAGCATAGAGGGTCACTCGAGCAGCGGCAGAGAGAAATGCTTGATCAAACTCTAG